The sequence below is a genomic window from Candidatus Obscuribacterales bacterium.
TTGATCATTTCTCACTGCGCCATATTCAGCTTCCCAAGCTTCAAACAGATTTAGACAAAACTACCCTGCAGCGTGTTGGGCAGCGGGTTAGTGCTCAGTTTCGTCGCTATGGCCTCCCCTTTTCGCCCTACGACCTGCGCCACGCTTGGGCCGTGCGCACCATTCACTTTGGCCTACCCGATACGGTGGCAGCGCGGATGATGGGGCATTCCGTCGCCATCCACACCCGCACCTACCACCGCTGGATTTCCCGTCGTGACCAACAGCAGGCCGTCGATGCCGCCCGGCAACGGCAGCGATCGCCCGTACTCCAGCCCCTCAGCGATGGATAGTGGTTCGTGGGAAAGGGTCACAGCGCCGATCGCGACGACGTAGCGTGCTGCTAGGCGAAGCCGTAACGCACGGTCTTGTAAGGCAATGAAAGGAATCTACGTTGCCGGGTTTCGACTGCGCTCAACCCTCTTCTCATCAGGATTGGAGCATTGAGCGTAGTCGAAATGAGCGCCGTTGCCATACTTGCCCATCGTGACGTCTTCCCACGTGAGGCATCTATCAACTGAACCTATGCCCTCTCTGACCCCTTGGGTTGCGAATCAACGATTTTGGTTGCGGTGGACGCTGGTCACGATCGCCTGCGTTTTGTGGATGCTGGTGATCAATATGGGTTTAATGATCACACTCCAAACGCCCAGTATTGGTGGATTAGTGCTGAGCAGTTGGATGGTTGGACTGGGGCAAGGGCAGGTGCTGCGTCCCCATATGCGTCAGGGTAATCGGTGGCTATGGGCGACGACTCTAGGGTTAGTGGTCAGCTTCTACACTGGGATGATTCTCGGTTGGATGCTGCTCACTGGTTTGAATCAGGCGCAAGCAGCGATCGCTGTCCAATGGTTGAGTGGATTAATGAGTGGTTTATGGGTAGGGGGCGTTATGGGTCTGGCCCAGTCGTGGGTGCTGCGTCGCCACTGCCGCCATAGTTGGGTGTGGGTGCCAGGATCAGCCTTGGCTTGGGGCTTGGGGCTGACGGTGGGATTCCTGCCCTGGCCCATCGAGCGGCTGTTGCCTGACGTGGCACCGATCGGGAGCCGCCTCTTGACCCTGATGCCTCTCCTCGCCGGAGTAGCGATCGCTAGCGGTCTATCTGGACTGATTTTGGCCAAGCTTCTAGGCTTACCCAATCGCCATGGGAAGATGAAATCCTAGGAAATGTAGGGTTCCTAGCCAATCACGCCATGAAAAAAGGCACCCCTGAGAGTGCCTAAAGGATTCTAATCATGTTGGTGTATCAAAGGTTTATTTAAAACCAACCGCCGCTTGCCAAACAAAGGCGAGGAGCAGGAAGAAAACCGGAATAATAGGCAACACATCAACAAGGGGATCAAAAACAGAGTAAGCTTCGG
It includes:
- a CDS encoding site-specific integrase produces the protein WWGTYNATTLQPRRLPSDTEILDAYAMIPNPAWRFVFGVMATYGLRNHEVFYCDYSALQQTHGEAIVEVLEPTKTGHHEVWPFYPEWVDHFSLRHIQLPKLQTDLDKTTLQRVGQRVSAQFRRYGLPFSPYDLRHAWAVRTIHFGLPDTVAARMMGHSVAIHTRTYHRWISRRDQQQAVDAARQRQRSPVLQPLSDG
- a CDS encoding photosystem II reaction center protein K, with protein sequence MDAALILAKLPEAYSVFDPLVDVLPIIPVFFLLLAFVWQAAVGFK